In the genome of Quercus robur chromosome 3, dhQueRobu3.1, whole genome shotgun sequence, one region contains:
- the LOC126717216 gene encoding disease resistance protein L6-like isoform X1 → MEVLTETVKVIVEKIVGYTITAVGSQMGYLIRYKKNVDNLKNEVDDLEDDRKSVERKVEAARNNVEEIEDKVQRWQTRVQEINREVQEFLEEEGQAKLKCFNLKARYQIGRKAHKMGLAVKELKDKVDEFHTVGRRVPIGGGPNPIISTKGYEDFESRKSIFNGVMKALRDENIPAIGVCGMGGLGKTMLVGKIARQAEEDKLFKRIVTVVASQTPNLRQIQKDIAKQLQILDFSDEDAGHLLHERLKKEKILLIIDDIWSKLELEALGISFGDNKEGSKLLLTSRFQDVLGTDMDAQKIFNVGVLLPNEAVYLFSKIVGDLAENLNLKSTMIEVVKECDGLPIAITTVANALKKKEDLKVWKDALQQLRSASPTEIKEMHDKVYKSIELSYTFLTEEAKYLFLFCSLFEEDMVIPIALLWRILAGLDFFQNVYTMEQVRNRVHTLIERLKDSCLLLEGNGSGTFKMHDVIRDVAIYIANKDKDKEMLTIRSSDDLEKWSNKKKLKDFFGIALFDVKFSDLPKKLECPQLKFILLGDKDYSSAIPNHFFEGTKELKVFFLFDAYHSLPSSLSCLHNLQSLVLHKCDQLEDVAIIGELKNLKALTISGSDIKRLPIEIGQLTYLKLLDLKGCTKLEVIPPNVLSNLKRLEELYMKSSFNQWQVDGEITEINNTRVTELNHLSLLTTLCIHIPNAKILPKALLFEKLERYEILIGDDWDWDWDSDSDSDSDDEFEISRMVKLELDRSFQVEDGIKILLKRCEYLDLIPGEGIKNILYEVDKEGFPQLKHLYVRDSTDIQYIINLMGFQCVVFPLLECLSLDSMTNLEKICHGHDQLAMGSFRSLKRLEVSNCDELKFVFSLTMLGCFSQLQEMVIKNCKVMSAIVAKERKHEIQVHNITDDVKTNIVDFSQLRSLDLRNLPDLMGFYSDVDSQLLFSEKVAFFNLERIFIIGIDNLKMLWHNHQLIPDSFCKIKKLHVGSCKSLMNIFPSTMLRKFQNLEELKIEDCNLVEEVFEVRGENVDEICDKGSTQLRVLRHLTLINLPKLKHVWTSDPEAILTFQNLRQVKVSKCKTLKSLFPVSVARSLEQLESLHINDCELMEEIVALEEGLETMTKFVFPKITSLTLQSLPELKCFYPRKHTSEWPSVKSLTISKCDKVKIVASNELNFTETDELGDHVPVQQPLFLIEKVAFFNLETIIIDGMDNLKMLWQNQLVSNSICKIKKLHVGSCKNLMNIFPPNMLRRLQNLEELKIEDCTTVEEVFEVRGENVDEICDKGSTQLRHLTLINLPKLKHVWTSDPETILTFQNLLQVKVSKCKTLKSLFPVSVARSLEQLESLHINDCELMEEIIALEEGLETMIKFVFPQITSLTLQSLPELKCFYPRKHTSEWPSVTSLTISKCDKVKIVASNELNFTETDELGDHVPVQQPLFLIEKDTFPNLKELDLDLNETMNQTNGRLFGEFICKLEDLSLSGKDDKLIAVPSVFVEGLHYLKTLSVTNLFFDNEGQYAGTFDRLTELNLYKMPKLMLLWKENSEQGRAFQNLGILRVSECGRLKNLVPSSMHFRNLNTLIVWKCHGLISFATSSTVKSLVQLKQLYIFECKRMREIVTNEGEGEAGDEICFNQLEDLYLDDLPSLRSFHLGNRTIKFPSLEYVFVIGCPEMKIFSDGVLSMPKLKQVGLGEKLLVLQRKLLPEEDVNSAIKRFWEEYYHPYYDPCVQQLFTEKTDASTSEAGEKNGVDNLEDDLKED, encoded by the exons ATGGAGGTTCTTACGGAGACCGTTAAAGTGATCGTTGAAAAAATTGTGGGTTACACAATTACAGCAGTCGGAAGTCAGATGGGTTATCTGATTCGctacaaaaaaaatgttgacaATCTCAAGAACGAAGTTGACGATCTCGAAGATGATAGAAAGAGTGTGGAACGAAAGGTTGAAGCTGCTAGAAACAATGTGGAAGAAATTGAAGATAAAGTCCAGAGGTGGCAGACACGTGTTCAGGAGATCAATAGAGAGGTACAAGAATTCCTTGAAGAGGAAGGCCAAGCAAAGTTGAAGTGTTTTAATTTGAAGGCCCGTTATCAGATTGGAAGAAAAGCACACAAGATGGGATTGGCCGTGAAGGAACTCAAGGATAAGGTGGACGAGTTCCATACAGTAGGCCGTCGTGTCCCTATTGGAGGGGGTCCTAATCCTATAATTTCTACTAAAGGTTATGAGGACTTTGAGTCAAGAAAATCCATTTTTAACGGAGTTATGAAGGCTTTAAGAGATGAAAATATTCCTGCCATTGGGGTTTGTGGGATGGGCGGCTTGGGCAAAACCATGCTTGTTGGGAAAATTGCTAGACAAGCCGAAGAAGACAAGTTATTTAAAAGGATTGTTACAGTAGTTGCATCCCAAACTCCAAACTTGAGACAGATTCAGAAAGACATTGCAAAACAATTACAAATATTAGATTTTTCAGATGAGGATGCAGGACATTTGCTACATGAGCGGTTGAAGAAAGAGAAGATTCTTTTGATTATAGATGACATTTGGAGTAAGCTTGAATTGGAGGCTCTTGGAATTTCTTTTGGGGATAATAAAGAAGGAAGCAAACTATTGCTGACGTCTAGATTTCAAGATGTATTAGGCACGGATATGGATGCTCAAAAGATATTCAATGTTGGAGTTCTATTACCCAATGAAGCAGTATACTTGTTTTCGAAGATAGTGGGTGATTTAgctgaaaacttgaatttaaaatcTACCATGATTGAGGTTGTCAAAGAATGTGATGGCTTACCGATTGCCATTACAACAGTTGCGAATGcactgaaaaagaaagaggatcTAAAAGTTTGGAAGGATGCCTTGCAACAGTTAAGAAGTGCAAGTCCAACAGAGATTAAAGAAATGCATGACAAGGTATACAAAAGTATAGAGTTGAGTTACACTTTTTTAACTGAGGAAGCGAAATATTTGTTCTTGTTTTGCAGTTTATTTGAAGAAGATATGGTCATACCAATAGCTTTGTTATGGAGAATTTTGGCGGGCTTGGACTTCTTTCAAAATGTTTATACAATGGAACAAGTGAGAAATAGGGTCCACACATTGATTGAAAGACTAAAAGATTCTTGCTTGTTGTTGGAAGGTAATGGAAGTGGTACATTTAAAATGCATGACGTCATTCGTGATGTTGCCATTTATATTGCAAACAAAGATAAAGATAAGGAGATGTTAACCATTAGAAGTTCAGATGATTTGGAAAAATggtcaaataagaaaaaattgaaagatttcTTTGGAATCGCACTTTTTGATGTTAAGTTCAGTGATCTTCCCAAAAAGTTGGAATGTCCACAACTTAAATTCATTTTATTGGGTGATAAAGACTATTCTTCGGCAATCCCTAATCACTTTTTTGAAGGGACAAAAGAGCTcaaagttttctttttgtttgatgCATACCATTCACTTCCTTCATCCCTTTCATGTCTTCACAACCTCCAATCGTTGGTTTTGCATAAGTGTGATCAGTTAGAAGATGTGGCTATAATTGGAGAATTAAAGAATTTGAAAGCTCTTACCATATCAGGGTCCGACATCAAACGTTTACCTATTGAAATTGGTCAATTGACTTACCTTAAATTGTTGGATTTGAAAGGATGCACCAAACTTGAAGTTATTCCACCCAATGTATTATCAAATCTTAAGAGGTTAGAAGAATTATATATGAAGAGTAGTTTTAATCAATGGCAGGTTGATGGAGAAATCACAGAAATAAACAATACTAGGGTCACAGAGTTGAACCATTTGTCACTCTTGACCACGTTGTGCATTCATATTCCCAATGCTAAGATCCTACCAAAAGCCTTACTTTTTGAGAAATTGGAAAGATATGAAATATTAATAGGTGATGATTGGGATTGGGATTGGGATAGTGACAGTGACAGTGACAGTGACGATGAGTTTGAAATCTCAAGAATGGTGAAACTGGAACTTGATAGAAGCTTTCAAGTAGAGGATgggattaaaattttattgaaaaggtGTGAATATCTTGATTTGATTCCTGGGGAGGGTATTAAAAATATTCTTTACGAAGTTGATAAGGAAGGTTTTCCACAATTAAAGCATCTCTATGTTCGAGACAGCACAGATATTCAATACATCATTAACTTGATGGGGTTTCAATGTGTTGTCTTTCCTCTCTTGGAGTGTCTTTCTCTAGACAGTATGACAAATTTGGAAAAGATATGCCATGGCCATGACCAACTTGCCATGGGGTCTTTCCGTAGCTTGAAAAGGTTAGAAGTGAGCAATTGTGATGAGTTGAAATTTGTCTTCTCCTTAACCATGCTTGGATGCTTTTCGCAACTTCAAGAAATGGTGATTAAGAATTGCAAGGTAATGAGTGCAATTGTtgcaaaggaaagaaaacatgAGATACAAGTCCACAACATCACTGACGACGTCAAAACAAATATAGTGGACTTCTCTCAATTGCGTTCTCTGGATCTACGAAATTTACCAGACTTGATGGGTTTCTATTCTGATGTTGATTCTCAACTACTTTTCAGCGAAAAG GTTGCCTTTTTTAACTTGGAGAGAATATTCATCATTGGCATAGATAACCTGAAGATGTTGTGGCACAATCATCAACTCATTCCAGATTCcttttgcaaaataaaaaagttgcatGTTGGCAGTTGTAAAAGTCTAATGAACATTTTTCCTTCTACTATGTTGAGAAAATTCCAGAATCTTGAAGAATTAAAGATAGAGGATTGCAATTTGGTAGAAGAGGTATTTGAGGTTAGAGGGGAAAATGTTGATGAAATATGTGATAAGGGATCTACTCAATTGAGAGTCTTGAGACACTTGACTTTAATCAATTTACCGAAACTTAAGCATGTATGGACTTCAGATCCTGAAGcaattttaacatttcaaaatCTACGTCAAGTTAAAGTTTCTAAATGTAAAACTCTGAAAAGTCTTTTTCCGGTCTCGGTGGCCAGAAGTCTTGAACAACTTGAGAGTCTACATATAAATGATTGTGAATTAATGGAGGAAATTGTTGCTTTGGAAGAAGGCTTGGAAACAATGACTAAGTTTGTGTTCCCAAAAATAACCTCTCTAACTCTTCAATCGCTGCCTGAACTTAAGTGTTTCTATCCCAGAAAGCACACTTCAGAGTGGCCATCAGTGAAAAGTTTGACGATATCCAAATGTGACAAAGTGAAGATTGTTGCTTCGAATGAATTAAACTTCACAGAAACAGATGAGTTAGGCGATCATGTTCCGGTTCAGCAGCCCCTCTTTCTCATTGAAAAG GTTGCCTTTTTTAACTTGGAGACAATAATCATCGATGGCATGGATAACTTGAAGATGTTGTGGCAAAACCAACTCGTTTCAAATTCcatttgcaaaataaaaaagttgcatGTTGGCAGTTGTAAAAATCTAATGAACATTTTTCCTCCTAATATGTTGAGAAGACTCCAGAATCTTGAAGAATTAAAGATAGAGGATTGCACTACGGTAGAAGAGGTATTTGAGGTTAGAGGGGAAAATGTTGATGAAATATGTGATAAGGGATCTACTCAGTTGAGACACTTGACTTTAATCAATTTACCGAAACTTAAGCATGTATGGACTTCAGATCCTGAAAcaattttaacatttcaaaatCTACTTCAAGTTAAAGTTTCTAAATGTAAAACTCTGAAAAGTCTTTTTCCGGTCTCGGTGGCCAGAAGTCTTGAACAACTTGAGAGTCTACATATAAATGATTGTGAATTAATGGAGGAAATTATTGCTTTGGAAGAAGGCTTGGAAACAATGATTAAGTTTGTGTTCCCACAAATAACCTCTCTAACTCTTCAATCGCTGCCTGAACTTAAGTGTTTCTATCCCAGAAAGCACACTTCAGAGTGGCCATCAGTGACAAGTTTGACGATATCCAAATGTGACAAAGTGAAGATTGTTGCTTCGAATGAATTAAACTTCACAGAAACAGATGAGTTAGGCGATCACGTTCCGGTTCAGCAGCCCCTTTTTCTCATTGAAAAG GATACATTCCCTAACTTGAAagaattggatttggatttgaatgaAACCATGAATCAGACAAATGGTCGACTTTTTGGAGAGTTCATTTGCAAACTAGAAGATCTCAGTTTGTCCGGCAAAGATGATAAATTGATAGCAGTCCCTTCGGTATTTGTTGAAGGATTACACTATCTTAAGACTCTTTCCGTCACTAATCTTTTCTTCGATAACGAAGGACAATATGCTGGGACGTTTGATCGTTTGACAGAGTTGAATCTATATAAAATGCCCAAGTTGATGCTTTTGTGGAAGGAAAACTCTGAACAAGGTAGggcatttcaaaatttggggatTCTGAGAGTATCAGAATGCGGcagattaaaaaatttagttccaTCCTCAATGCATTTCCGAAATTTAAACACTTTGATAGTATGGAAATGTCATGGGTTGATTAGTTTTGCAACTTCCTCAACAGTCAAAAGTTTGGTCCAACTCAAACAATTGTATATATTTGAATgcaaaagaatgagagaaatagTCACAAACGAGGGAGAAGGTGAAGCAGGAGATGAGATTTGTTTCAATCAATTGGAAGATTTGTAC
- the LOC126717216 gene encoding disease resistance protein L6-like isoform X2 — MEVLTETVKVIVEKIVGYTITAVGSQMGYLIRYKKNVDNLKNEVDDLEDDRKSVERKVEAARNNVEEIEDKVQRWQTRVQEINREVQEFLEEEGQAKLKCFNLKARYQIGRKAHKMGLAVKELKDKVDEFHTVGRRVPIGGGPNPIISTKGYEDFESRKSIFNGVMKALRDENIPAIGVCGMGGLGKTMLVGKIARQAEEDKLFKRIVTVVASQTPNLRQIQKDIAKQLQILDFSDEDAGHLLHERLKKEKILLIIDDIWSKLELEALGISFGDNKEGSKLLLTSRFQDVLGTDMDAQKIFNVGVLLPNEAVYLFSKIVGDLAENLNLKSTMIEVVKECDGLPIAITTVANALKKKEDLKVWKDALQQLRSASPTEIKEMHDKVYKSIELSYTFLTEEAKYLFLFCSLFEEDMVIPIALLWRILAGLDFFQNVYTMEQVRNRVHTLIERLKDSCLLLEGNGSGTFKMHDVIRDVAIYIANKDKDKEMLTIRSSDDLEKWSNKKKLKDFFGIALFDVKFSDLPKKLECPQLKFILLGDKDYSSAIPNHFFEGTKELKVFFLFDAYHSLPSSLSCLHNLQSLVLHKCDQLEDVAIIGELKNLKALTISGSDIKRLPIEIGQLTYLKLLDLKGCTKLEVIPPNVLSNLKRLEELYMKSSFNQWQVDGEITEINNTRVTELNHLSLLTTLCIHIPNAKILPKALLFEKLERYEILIGDDWDWDWDSDSDSDSDDEFEISRMVKLELDRSFQVEDGIKILLKRCEYLDLIPGEGIKNILYEVDKEGFPQLKHLYVRDSTDIQYIINLMGFQCVVFPLLECLSLDSMTNLEKICHGHDQLAMGSFRSLKRLEVSNCDELKFVFSLTMLGCFSQLQEMVIKNCKVMSAIVAKERKHEIQVHNITDDVKTNIVDFSQLRSLDLRNLPDLMGFYSDVDSQLLFSEKVAFFNLERIFIIGIDNLKMLWHNHQLIPDSFCKIKKLHVGSCKSLMNIFPSTMLRKFQNLEELKIEDCNLVEEVFEVRGENVDEICDKGSTQLRVLRHLTLINLPKLKHVWTSDPEAILTFQNLRQVKVSKCKTLKSLFPVSVARSLEQLESLHINDCELMEEIVALEEGLETMTKFVFPKITSLTLQSLPELKCFYPRKHTSEWPSVKSLTISKCDKVKIVASNELNFTETDELGDHVPVQQPLFLIEKVAFFNLETIIIDGMDNLKMLWQNQLVSNSICKIKKLHVGSCKNLMNIFPPNMLRRLQNLEELKIEDCTTVEEVFEVRGENVDEICDKGSTQLRHLTLINLPKLKHVWTSDPETILTFQNLLQVKVSKCKTLKSLFPVSVARSLEQLESLHINDCELMEEIIALEEGLETMIKFVFPQITSLTLQSLPELKCFYPRKHTSEWPSVTSLTISKCDKVKIVASNELNFTETDELGDHVPVQQPLFLIEKDTFPNLKELDLDLNETMNQTNGRLFGEFICKLEDLSLSGKDDKLIAVPSVFVEGLHYLKTLSVTNLFFDNEGQYAGTFDRLTELNLYKMPKLMLLWKENSEQGRAFQNLGILRVSECGRLKNLVPSSMHFRNLNTLIVWKCHGLISFATSSTVKSLVQLKQLYIFECKRMREIVTNEGEGEAGDEICFNQLEELYLDDLPSLRSFHLGNRTIKFPSLEYVFVIGCPEMKIFSDGVLSMPKLKQVGLGEKLLVLQRKLLPEEDVNSAIKRFWEEYYHPYYDPCVQQLFTEKTDASTSEAGEKNGVDNLEDDLKED, encoded by the exons ATGGAGGTTCTTACGGAGACCGTTAAAGTGATCGTTGAAAAAATTGTGGGTTACACAATTACAGCAGTCGGAAGTCAGATGGGTTATCTGATTCGctacaaaaaaaatgttgacaATCTCAAGAACGAAGTTGACGATCTCGAAGATGATAGAAAGAGTGTGGAACGAAAGGTTGAAGCTGCTAGAAACAATGTGGAAGAAATTGAAGATAAAGTCCAGAGGTGGCAGACACGTGTTCAGGAGATCAATAGAGAGGTACAAGAATTCCTTGAAGAGGAAGGCCAAGCAAAGTTGAAGTGTTTTAATTTGAAGGCCCGTTATCAGATTGGAAGAAAAGCACACAAGATGGGATTGGCCGTGAAGGAACTCAAGGATAAGGTGGACGAGTTCCATACAGTAGGCCGTCGTGTCCCTATTGGAGGGGGTCCTAATCCTATAATTTCTACTAAAGGTTATGAGGACTTTGAGTCAAGAAAATCCATTTTTAACGGAGTTATGAAGGCTTTAAGAGATGAAAATATTCCTGCCATTGGGGTTTGTGGGATGGGCGGCTTGGGCAAAACCATGCTTGTTGGGAAAATTGCTAGACAAGCCGAAGAAGACAAGTTATTTAAAAGGATTGTTACAGTAGTTGCATCCCAAACTCCAAACTTGAGACAGATTCAGAAAGACATTGCAAAACAATTACAAATATTAGATTTTTCAGATGAGGATGCAGGACATTTGCTACATGAGCGGTTGAAGAAAGAGAAGATTCTTTTGATTATAGATGACATTTGGAGTAAGCTTGAATTGGAGGCTCTTGGAATTTCTTTTGGGGATAATAAAGAAGGAAGCAAACTATTGCTGACGTCTAGATTTCAAGATGTATTAGGCACGGATATGGATGCTCAAAAGATATTCAATGTTGGAGTTCTATTACCCAATGAAGCAGTATACTTGTTTTCGAAGATAGTGGGTGATTTAgctgaaaacttgaatttaaaatcTACCATGATTGAGGTTGTCAAAGAATGTGATGGCTTACCGATTGCCATTACAACAGTTGCGAATGcactgaaaaagaaagaggatcTAAAAGTTTGGAAGGATGCCTTGCAACAGTTAAGAAGTGCAAGTCCAACAGAGATTAAAGAAATGCATGACAAGGTATACAAAAGTATAGAGTTGAGTTACACTTTTTTAACTGAGGAAGCGAAATATTTGTTCTTGTTTTGCAGTTTATTTGAAGAAGATATGGTCATACCAATAGCTTTGTTATGGAGAATTTTGGCGGGCTTGGACTTCTTTCAAAATGTTTATACAATGGAACAAGTGAGAAATAGGGTCCACACATTGATTGAAAGACTAAAAGATTCTTGCTTGTTGTTGGAAGGTAATGGAAGTGGTACATTTAAAATGCATGACGTCATTCGTGATGTTGCCATTTATATTGCAAACAAAGATAAAGATAAGGAGATGTTAACCATTAGAAGTTCAGATGATTTGGAAAAATggtcaaataagaaaaaattgaaagatttcTTTGGAATCGCACTTTTTGATGTTAAGTTCAGTGATCTTCCCAAAAAGTTGGAATGTCCACAACTTAAATTCATTTTATTGGGTGATAAAGACTATTCTTCGGCAATCCCTAATCACTTTTTTGAAGGGACAAAAGAGCTcaaagttttctttttgtttgatgCATACCATTCACTTCCTTCATCCCTTTCATGTCTTCACAACCTCCAATCGTTGGTTTTGCATAAGTGTGATCAGTTAGAAGATGTGGCTATAATTGGAGAATTAAAGAATTTGAAAGCTCTTACCATATCAGGGTCCGACATCAAACGTTTACCTATTGAAATTGGTCAATTGACTTACCTTAAATTGTTGGATTTGAAAGGATGCACCAAACTTGAAGTTATTCCACCCAATGTATTATCAAATCTTAAGAGGTTAGAAGAATTATATATGAAGAGTAGTTTTAATCAATGGCAGGTTGATGGAGAAATCACAGAAATAAACAATACTAGGGTCACAGAGTTGAACCATTTGTCACTCTTGACCACGTTGTGCATTCATATTCCCAATGCTAAGATCCTACCAAAAGCCTTACTTTTTGAGAAATTGGAAAGATATGAAATATTAATAGGTGATGATTGGGATTGGGATTGGGATAGTGACAGTGACAGTGACAGTGACGATGAGTTTGAAATCTCAAGAATGGTGAAACTGGAACTTGATAGAAGCTTTCAAGTAGAGGATgggattaaaattttattgaaaaggtGTGAATATCTTGATTTGATTCCTGGGGAGGGTATTAAAAATATTCTTTACGAAGTTGATAAGGAAGGTTTTCCACAATTAAAGCATCTCTATGTTCGAGACAGCACAGATATTCAATACATCATTAACTTGATGGGGTTTCAATGTGTTGTCTTTCCTCTCTTGGAGTGTCTTTCTCTAGACAGTATGACAAATTTGGAAAAGATATGCCATGGCCATGACCAACTTGCCATGGGGTCTTTCCGTAGCTTGAAAAGGTTAGAAGTGAGCAATTGTGATGAGTTGAAATTTGTCTTCTCCTTAACCATGCTTGGATGCTTTTCGCAACTTCAAGAAATGGTGATTAAGAATTGCAAGGTAATGAGTGCAATTGTtgcaaaggaaagaaaacatgAGATACAAGTCCACAACATCACTGACGACGTCAAAACAAATATAGTGGACTTCTCTCAATTGCGTTCTCTGGATCTACGAAATTTACCAGACTTGATGGGTTTCTATTCTGATGTTGATTCTCAACTACTTTTCAGCGAAAAG GTTGCCTTTTTTAACTTGGAGAGAATATTCATCATTGGCATAGATAACCTGAAGATGTTGTGGCACAATCATCAACTCATTCCAGATTCcttttgcaaaataaaaaagttgcatGTTGGCAGTTGTAAAAGTCTAATGAACATTTTTCCTTCTACTATGTTGAGAAAATTCCAGAATCTTGAAGAATTAAAGATAGAGGATTGCAATTTGGTAGAAGAGGTATTTGAGGTTAGAGGGGAAAATGTTGATGAAATATGTGATAAGGGATCTACTCAATTGAGAGTCTTGAGACACTTGACTTTAATCAATTTACCGAAACTTAAGCATGTATGGACTTCAGATCCTGAAGcaattttaacatttcaaaatCTACGTCAAGTTAAAGTTTCTAAATGTAAAACTCTGAAAAGTCTTTTTCCGGTCTCGGTGGCCAGAAGTCTTGAACAACTTGAGAGTCTACATATAAATGATTGTGAATTAATGGAGGAAATTGTTGCTTTGGAAGAAGGCTTGGAAACAATGACTAAGTTTGTGTTCCCAAAAATAACCTCTCTAACTCTTCAATCGCTGCCTGAACTTAAGTGTTTCTATCCCAGAAAGCACACTTCAGAGTGGCCATCAGTGAAAAGTTTGACGATATCCAAATGTGACAAAGTGAAGATTGTTGCTTCGAATGAATTAAACTTCACAGAAACAGATGAGTTAGGCGATCATGTTCCGGTTCAGCAGCCCCTCTTTCTCATTGAAAAG GTTGCCTTTTTTAACTTGGAGACAATAATCATCGATGGCATGGATAACTTGAAGATGTTGTGGCAAAACCAACTCGTTTCAAATTCcatttgcaaaataaaaaagttgcatGTTGGCAGTTGTAAAAATCTAATGAACATTTTTCCTCCTAATATGTTGAGAAGACTCCAGAATCTTGAAGAATTAAAGATAGAGGATTGCACTACGGTAGAAGAGGTATTTGAGGTTAGAGGGGAAAATGTTGATGAAATATGTGATAAGGGATCTACTCAGTTGAGACACTTGACTTTAATCAATTTACCGAAACTTAAGCATGTATGGACTTCAGATCCTGAAAcaattttaacatttcaaaatCTACTTCAAGTTAAAGTTTCTAAATGTAAAACTCTGAAAAGTCTTTTTCCGGTCTCGGTGGCCAGAAGTCTTGAACAACTTGAGAGTCTACATATAAATGATTGTGAATTAATGGAGGAAATTATTGCTTTGGAAGAAGGCTTGGAAACAATGATTAAGTTTGTGTTCCCACAAATAACCTCTCTAACTCTTCAATCGCTGCCTGAACTTAAGTGTTTCTATCCCAGAAAGCACACTTCAGAGTGGCCATCAGTGACAAGTTTGACGATATCCAAATGTGACAAAGTGAAGATTGTTGCTTCGAATGAATTAAACTTCACAGAAACAGATGAGTTAGGCGATCACGTTCCGGTTCAGCAGCCCCTTTTTCTCATTGAAAAG GATACATTCCCTAACTTGAAagaattggatttggatttgaatgaAACCATGAATCAGACAAATGGTCGACTTTTTGGAGAGTTCATTTGCAAACTAGAAGATCTCAGTTTGTCCGGCAAAGATGATAAATTGATAGCAGTCCCTTCGGTATTTGTTGAAGGATTACACTATCTTAAGACTCTTTCCGTCACTAATCTTTTCTTCGATAACGAAGGACAATATGCTGGGACGTTTGATCGTTTGACAGAGTTGAATCTATATAAAATGCCCAAGTTGATGCTTTTGTGGAAGGAAAACTCTGAACAAGGTAGggcatttcaaaatttggggatTCTGAGAGTATCAGAATGCGGcagattaaaaaatttagttccaTCCTCAATGCATTTCCGAAATTTAAACACTTTGATAGTATGGAAATGTCATGGGTTGATTAGTTTTGCAACTTCCTCAACAGTCAAAAGTTTGGTCCAACTCAAACAATTGTATATATTTGAATgcaaaagaatgagagaaatagTCACAAACGAGGGAGAAG